The genomic window GCGTGGTCTTGAGCCGAACAATCATACTGAATATCTAATCCGCCTCCTAAATACATATCCAGTAAACTGCTACCGCCTACAGAACCAACAATTACTGAACCATTTACACTTGGAGTGTTAAAGCCATTGAAATCCAAGGCGTCTTCGAATACTACCAAGCCATTAAATTCTAAGCTTGTACTTACTGAAGTTGAGCCACTGTAATTCAATTCGCCACCCGAGCGAATAATCATGATGCCATATCCTGAAGTAACACCACTGGTAACATTAGCATAGTTATCTACAAAAAATACACCAGGGTTTGCTGCAGTTCCAAAATTACCGTTATAGGTTCCATTTACATTCACTACACCGGGCTTTCCTTCAAGGTTTGCTACTAATGAAGCCGTTGCATCATAGGAGATACTCGGATCAATTTGAATTTGAGTAACCGTACTTAAAATATTGATGATGTTTAGCCCTGCACCTAACACTACTTTTGTAGAAGAAACGAGATCTTTAACAATCACTCCAGGTTTGTCGGTACATACACCACTAGCATCATTGCCACGGATTGTTGAACCGCCTAACAAGTTAAACTTAAATTTATTGGTTGTAAGTGAAAGCGCTGAATTAAACTCAGGTACTATATCCAATGGAGTGCGCGTATAAGTACTTACTAAGTTTGCCGATTCACCTTTATATAATGCGCTTGAATACACACGAACGGTATCCGCATCTAGTGGCGTAGCGCCCATTCCTAAATTTTCGTAATACACCGTTACATCTACATCATCAATAGTGGTAGTCCATGGTGATGCTTCTGTAGCTGACCAATTTTCATCTTTACCGAGCTCTTCCATACCTAACTGCAAACCGTTGTATGCCGCATTCTTAATATGGTTTTCGTACGCGTAATCAGCTGTTGCTTCGTTTACACTTTTCTTTTGTCCTAATAATCCTAACTGTATAGATCCGAAAATTACAGTAGCACCGCTCGCAACAATTAATATTCCTCTTCCTAACATAGTGCTTACCCGTTTCCTTTTAAGTTTCTTGGTGTAAATCTCTTAACCCAAGCTGATTTCACAAACTTTTCGCCTGTGTTTTGTGAGTACTGAATGCTTTCTGCACTTTCAAGTACTAGCACTACTTCTATCTGCTTTACATTATCCATATCAGCACTAGAAAGCGGAGTAGTTAGGGGGGTAGTTCCACCCAATTTATCATAGTAATTCAGAGTAAAAGTGGTGATCCCTAAAGAGATGTTTGTTGTAGTACCGCCAACCGTTCTCACTAATTTGTAATCGTTTGGGTTATCGGTTGAAACATCGGCTTCGTTTGTTAACTCCCACGTTACCAGTTCAACAGAACCGTCTGCACTGTTATCGATATTGCTGTAGTATGCGATACTCTTCTCATCCGCATAAGCAATAAGTGTATCTAATGAATTATCGCTGGTATAGCCAATTTTTGGAAGGTCATGGCTTAAAACTTCTGAAAGTTCAATTTTTTGTTCTTGCTTGATGGATGACAGTGTAATGTCTTGTGAGTTGTAGTTTACTCCTCTGTTCATCATTCCGATGGTTAATAAAACCATTCCTGACACTATGCTTCCGCTGATTAAATTCAAATTCATCTCTGTACCTATTATTAGTTTGCGTAGTAGCTTCTGATGTAGCTGTAGTTATAAGTCTTGATCGTCTCTTGATCTTGTTCTCTCAAGGTATTGCTGCTGATGGTAATGTCCATTCTTTTGATGGTGCTTTTTGATACCGTAGGAGCTTGAGTAGTAGAGTTGATGTACGTGATATTCACTGATACTTCAAAGTCACCATGAATGGTAGTTACGGTTCCGTTCCAGTCGTCGTAGTCATCGAAATCATCGAACTCAGAACGATCTGTTGTGCTTTCGCCTGAATCCGTACCTAGCAGTGAAAAGTCAAAAGGAATATTTACTGGGAGAGCGCCTTCCGTTTCAGCTTCGTCGAATGGTAATGCTCTTGATTCTTCCATGATGTCTTGAGCGATTGCTGTAACAGCTGTCTCATATTCGCCTTCAACAATCATTCTTTTATTTAGAAAACTCGTTTTGTTAGCATTCGTTACTAAAACTGATACTAACATCATTGCGCCGATAACTTGAATTATGTTTGAGTAGTCGTTCATCTCTTTATACCTCTTGTGCCTCTCTGGGGCTGTACCTTGTTATTTTTGAAACATTAGAATTTCTTAATGTTTTATCGACCACAATTTAAGAACTCTGAAGAGATATCATAACATTTTTTTACAAATGATTTGCATAACAATATTAAATACTTAACTCGATTTCACTCACCTTGCCAAAATTTATTTATTAGAAAACTCTAATGTTTGAGAGTGAAAACATCTAATCCTTTTAAAAGCTATTATTCATCATGGAATACAAAGCAGTACTTATAGGCGCAACAGGTTTAGTAGGGCAACACCTTCTAGATTACTTATTGCAGCACCCCAGTTATTCTTCTGTTTTAGTGATGCATCGCCGAACAACCGGGGTAACCCATCCAAAGTTGAAAGAAGAGATCATAAACTTTGACGAACCTGAGCTGTGGAAGCATCTCGTTTCGGGCGATCATCTTTACTCGGCTTTAGGCACTACTATAAAAGCAGCCGGCAGCAAAGAAGCTCAGTACAAAGTAGATGTACATTATCCAATCGTGGTTGCCCAAGTAGCAAAAGCAAATGGCATCACTCATCACGCGCTGGTTTCATCCATCGGTGCCAATGCTAAGTCCAATTCATTTTACCCTCGCATAAAAGGCGAGCTAGAAGACATGGTGATGGCCTTAGGCTTCGAAAGCTGTTCCATTTTTAGACCTTCATTTTTAGTGGGCGATCGCGATGAGTTTCGATTGGGTGAAAAAATAGGAATCCCTATTGCTCAAGTACTTTGTAAATTACCTGGCTTAAAAGCCTACCATCCTGTTCAGGCATCAAAGGTGGCACAGGTGATGGTTGACATCACCGCAAGCTCTAGTAAGCATGAACCACGAATTTTAGAGTCTAAAGAAATTAGATCATTCAGCACCTGACCTTTAGCATTCTTTGATACAGATGCCCTTCAATTTTTTGTATCATTGTTAACCAATGTTCGAATCTAGAGTAACTGCCATGCCATCCATCGATTTTAAAATTACTCCCGCATTTATCGCCATCTTCATCTCTGTGTTCGTACTACAAGTATCTTGCACAAACATTGATACGAAAGAGCGGCCTCCACTACTCCCAAGTTGGACTGATCGAACCACTCCTTTACCCGAAGAAATAATTTCCAACCCTAGGCTAAGTTCTTATTTACCGGTGTATTCAGAAATCTATAGTAACAATGAACACCGCACGCATGCTTTAACAGCAACCATCAGTATTCGTAACATTAACAAAAGCGACACTATTTGGGTTGATGAAGCCAATTACTTCAACACTCAAGGTGAACTGATCCGAGCATACATCCAACAACCGGTTTACCTTGCACCTTTAGAAACTGTAGAAATCGTTATTGCTGAAGATGACCTATCAGGCGGATCTGGTTCAAATTTCCTTTTCTCTTGGGTTGATCAAACACCAACTATTCAGCCCCCATTTATACAAGCCGTAATGATATCCACCTCTGGTCAACAGGGCATTTCTTTTGTAACAGAAGGCATTCCAGTTCAATAACACCTCCACATGGTTCATGAAATTTCATCTGAACAGATTACAGTTCAAATTCAACATTCCGGTATTGAGCTATCTTCAATCCAATCAAAGAAGACGGGAATGGAATATATGTGGCAGTCCGACCCTGAGGTGTGGGGAAGTTCAGCGCCTGTATTGTTCCCTATAATAGGTGCGCTAAAGAATAACTCGTACTTACTTGATGGGGAGACCTATAGCATGCCAAAACATGGAATAGTTCGTGGCAATCCAAACCATGAAGTGATAGAGGCGCTACCTCATCAAATCACACTTAATCTTGAAGCGTCGGATGAAACGCTCCAGCAGTTTCCATTTCGTTTTTCATTCATTACCCGCTTTAGTGTTAAAGGGCATACCCTCACCGTTTCCCATCGAGTTGAAAATACAGGAAACCAAACATTGCCCTTTACTTTAGGAGCTCATCCCGCTTTTCGTTGCCCACTTCATAATGGAGATTCCTATTCAGACTATGCACTCTTATTTGAACATGCAGAAACCTTAGATCGCCATTTGATTGATATCCCAACTGGGTTAATAAGTGATTCTAAGGAACGAGTACTCAGTAATGAATCTCGATTACCACTTACTCATGATCTATTCGATCGTGATGCTCTCGTTTTTAAAAACACGAAGTCTAAGCGGGTGACTTTGTCCCATATCACACGAGGCAAACAACTAAGCATTCAATTCCCATCCTTTCCACATCTGGGTATATGGGCTAAACCCAATGGGGATTTCATCTGTATTGAACCCTGGTTTGGAACCGCTGACCCTGTAGATCACAATGGGGAATTCATTCAAAAAGATGGAATGCAGTTCTTAGCTCCGGGCGGAAATTTTGAAGCTTCCTACTCCATTTCGGTTCATGAATAACCCCACATGAGGAAGGTCTTGACAAGCTGATTGAAATAATTACCTTACCGAGTAACATTTTCAACTAATCAGTTATCATGAAATTGACGTTTTTCAGTCTGCTTTTTCTCATAGCAGTGCCCGCTGTTTTTGCTCAATCGTCCAATCACCAACAAATTATCGATCAAAAAGCATCTGAGCTTGAAGAGCAAGTGATTGAATGGCGCCGACATTTCCACAAAAACCCTGAGTTATCGAATCGAGAATTTGAAACGGCTAAGACCATTGCTGCCCATTTACGGAAGTTAGGCATGGAAGTACAAACCGAAGTAGCTCACACCGGTGTGGTTGGCATATTAAAGGGTGGTAAAGACGGACCTACCGTAGCCTTACGTGCCGACATCGATGCCTTGCCCGTTACGGAACGCACCGACCTTCCATTTAAATCGACCGTTATTAGTGAATACCAAGGCAAAGAAGTGGGCGTAATGCATGCCTGTGGGCATGATACTCATATCGCTATTTTAATGGGTGTTGCTCAAATCCTAACAGATATGAAAGACGAGCTAGCCGGCACTGTTAAATTTATTTTTCAACCAGCTGAAGAAGGGGCTCCTGTTGGAGAAGAGGGTGGTGCTGAGTTAATGATTAAAGAAGGGGTGCTTAAAAACCCAGATGTAGATGCCATTTTTGGTTTACATATATGGGATAGTACGCCAGCCGGTGTTATCGAATACCGCCCGCAAGGCATTATGGCGAGTGTAAACAGTTTCAAGTTGGTGGTTGAAGGTAAACAAGCTCATGGTTCCACTCCGTGGAAAGGAGTAGACCCTATTGTTACAGCGGCTCAAATCATCAACAATGCCCAAACCATTGTGAGCCGTAATATGCCCCTCACAAAACAAGCAGCCGTAGTTTCTTTTGGTGTTATTGAAGGCGGAGTACGACATAACATCATCCCTGAACGCATTGAAATGGAAGGAACCATCCGTGCATTGGATGA from Balneola vulgaris DSM 17893 includes these protein-coding regions:
- a CDS encoding NAD-dependent epimerase/dehydratase family protein — protein: MEYKAVLIGATGLVGQHLLDYLLQHPSYSSVLVMHRRTTGVTHPKLKEEIINFDEPELWKHLVSGDHLYSALGTTIKAAGSKEAQYKVDVHYPIVVAQVAKANGITHHALVSSIGANAKSNSFYPRIKGELEDMVMALGFESCSIFRPSFLVGDRDEFRLGEKIGIPIAQVLCKLPGLKAYHPVQASKVAQVMVDITASSSKHEPRILESKEIRSFST
- a CDS encoding DUF3124 domain-containing protein, whose protein sequence is MFESRVTAMPSIDFKITPAFIAIFISVFVLQVSCTNIDTKERPPLLPSWTDRTTPLPEEIISNPRLSSYLPVYSEIYSNNEHRTHALTATISIRNINKSDTIWVDEANYFNTQGELIRAYIQQPVYLAPLETVEIVIAEDDLSGGSGSNFLFSWVDQTPTIQPPFIQAVMISTSGQQGISFVTEGIPVQ
- a CDS encoding aldose 1-epimerase family protein: MVHEISSEQITVQIQHSGIELSSIQSKKTGMEYMWQSDPEVWGSSAPVLFPIIGALKNNSYLLDGETYSMPKHGIVRGNPNHEVIEALPHQITLNLEASDETLQQFPFRFSFITRFSVKGHTLTVSHRVENTGNQTLPFTLGAHPAFRCPLHNGDSYSDYALLFEHAETLDRHLIDIPTGLISDSKERVLSNESRLPLTHDLFDRDALVFKNTKSKRVTLSHITRGKQLSIQFPSFPHLGIWAKPNGDFICIEPWFGTADPVDHNGEFIQKDGMQFLAPGGNFEASYSISVHE
- a CDS encoding amidohydrolase yields the protein MKLTFFSLLFLIAVPAVFAQSSNHQQIIDQKASELEEQVIEWRRHFHKNPELSNREFETAKTIAAHLRKLGMEVQTEVAHTGVVGILKGGKDGPTVALRADIDALPVTERTDLPFKSTVISEYQGKEVGVMHACGHDTHIAILMGVAQILTDMKDELAGTVKFIFQPAEEGAPVGEEGGAELMIKEGVLKNPDVDAIFGLHIWDSTPAGVIEYRPQGIMASVNSFKLVVEGKQAHGSTPWKGVDPIVTAAQIINNAQTIVSRNMPLTKQAAVVSFGVIEGGVRHNIIPERIEMEGTIRALDEDMRQLIFKRLEEIVEHTAASNGATAQLTINKGYPITYNDPQLTQQMLPTLERVAGSDKVNLMDAVTGAEDFSFFQEKIPGLYLFLGGKPEGVTPAGHHTPDFIIDESAMLLGVRAMATLTLDYMYSNQ